A region of Nitrospinota bacterium DNA encodes the following proteins:
- a CDS encoding GIY-YIG nuclease family protein, producing MQVAGATQRKKAWLCYILRCSDGTLYTGVTNDIDKRLVAHNSGTAAKYTRSRGPVELLLVEACHDKSAALKREREIKAFSRAEKLALIEANQGAV from the coding sequence GTGCAAGTAGCTGGAGCTACCCAGCGGAAAAAAGCCTGGTTGTGCTACATCCTGCGATGTTCGGATGGCACGCTTTACACTGGCGTCACCAACGATATTGATAAACGCCTTGTGGCCCATAACTCGGGAACGGCGGCCAAATACACCCGGTCACGCGGGCCTGTGGAGCTACTACTTGTGGAGGCCTGCCACGATAAGTCCGCCGCGTTGAAACGTGAAAGGGAGATTAAAGCGTTTTCGCGGGCGGAGAAGCTGGCGCTGATAGAGGCAAATCAGGGGGCTGTATAA
- a CDS encoding cytochrome c — MRKSAFVMLALALFAGCENVDKNLHEQIYVKIQKSPNIIPPDGAVPVLGSRRKVDYSAADPARLHPPFPLDQTAAGRGKRLFAIYCVPCHGPAGEADTRIAKKMDTKPADLTNDRSMTLTDGDIFVKILASDLTMPQYRNELEDAQAWDIVAYVRILQAKQGME; from the coding sequence TTGAGGAAATCCGCCTTCGTCATGCTGGCGCTGGCCCTGTTTGCGGGCTGTGAAAATGTGGATAAAAACCTGCATGAGCAGATTTATGTGAAAATCCAGAAATCCCCCAATATCATTCCGCCGGACGGCGCCGTGCCGGTTTTAGGCTCCAGACGCAAAGTTGATTACTCCGCCGCGGACCCGGCCAGGTTGCATCCGCCGTTTCCTCTGGATCAAACCGCCGCCGGGCGGGGAAAGCGCCTTTTCGCCATATACTGCGTTCCTTGCCACGGCCCTGCGGGAGAGGCGGATACCAGGATCGCCAAGAAAATGGATACCAAACCGGCTGATCTTACCAATGACAGGTCCATGACCCTGACCGATGGGGATATTTTCGTGAAAATCCTGGCCAGCGACCTTACCATGCCTCAATACCGCAACGAGCTGGAAGACGCCCAGGCGTGGGATATTGTGGCCTATGTGCGAATACTTCAGGCAAAACAAGGGATGGAGTGA
- a CDS encoding DUF3341 domain-containing protein, whose protein sequence is MSFTVLGLFDNVEDTARIMKPLEAISTPHDDIRLLSVAPYPDGALYHDKTRMPMWLFALAGGVLGFMLAITVAGGTQAAMNLNVSGKSIVAIPPVAIACYEFSLLGAVLGTFFGMLWYAGLPDWNKLAYDETISLSMIGILVNCESEAVADKVEKIMEDLGAVKTKRGRDDF, encoded by the coding sequence ATGAGCTTCACGGTGCTTGGATTGTTCGATAACGTGGAAGACACCGCCAGAATAATGAAGCCTCTGGAAGCCATTTCGACGCCCCATGACGACATAAGGCTCCTCTCCGTGGCGCCTTACCCTGATGGAGCCCTGTACCACGACAAGACCCGCATGCCCATGTGGCTTTTCGCTTTGGCTGGCGGTGTGCTGGGTTTCATGCTCGCCATAACCGTGGCCGGAGGAACCCAGGCGGCCATGAACCTCAACGTCAGCGGAAAAAGTATTGTGGCGATACCCCCGGTGGCTATCGCATGTTATGAGTTTTCGTTGCTTGGCGCTGTGCTGGGAACATTTTTTGGCATGCTGTGGTATGCGGGCCTGCCGGACTGGAACAAGCTGGCCTACGACGAGACGATAAGCCTTAGCATGATAGGGATACTGGTAAATTGCGAAAGCGAGGCTGTGGCGGACAAGGTGGAGAAAATCATGGAAGACCTGGGCGCGGTGAAAACAAAAAGAGGGAGGGATGACTTTTGA
- the nrfD gene encoding polysulfide reductase NrfD, which translates to MPIPMDEKDNCGKLPSFEELRELAARKNIQAGADIDLNMPEGWLNQYSLSPMFFTTRAYFIFTIAAGMVVAWAIALWGYQIVKGMGVTGLRHPIFWGIYIASFVFWVGLSHSGTIVSSLLRLTRAHWRRPILRGAEAMTVFALMVAALFPLIHMGRVWRAYYMFPLFSQRELWPNFKSPLVWDMMAISVYLVSSVTFLYVGLLPDIALARDMCPQFDWRKKYLTVLALGWRGSHRQWMAHERASTLLAVFILLIAPSVHTIVSWDFAMSITPGWHTTIFGPYFVVGAIYSGVAGVIALMILFRWIFKLDEIIRLVHIRNLAKLELAMAIIWSYFYFVEFITTWYGHKPAEWRIWEYQWERFPHLMVIMLGGTAVAIAALSFNRVRNSPLWLFIITMLINVGMYIERYLILVPVLTHRDNPYMWTDYLPSIVEKSIVAGSFAFFFLLYAVFSKLLPVVTVADIREGKFISGDLRIGNTYVRVHADAEEQS; encoded by the coding sequence ATGCCCATCCCCATGGATGAAAAAGACAACTGCGGCAAGCTCCCCAGCTTTGAGGAGCTGAGGGAACTGGCGGCCCGGAAAAACATACAAGCCGGGGCCGACATAGACCTGAACATGCCAGAGGGGTGGCTCAACCAATATTCCCTGAGCCCCATGTTCTTCACCACCAGGGCCTATTTCATATTCACCATCGCCGCCGGTATGGTGGTGGCCTGGGCTATTGCGCTTTGGGGTTACCAGATTGTAAAGGGCATGGGGGTGACGGGCCTGCGGCACCCCATATTCTGGGGCATTTATATCGCCTCGTTCGTGTTCTGGGTGGGGCTGAGCCATTCGGGCACTATAGTATCCAGCCTGCTACGGCTAACCCGGGCCCACTGGCGAAGGCCTATCCTGCGCGGGGCGGAGGCCATGACGGTGTTCGCCCTTATGGTGGCCGCGCTGTTCCCGCTGATACACATGGGCAGGGTGTGGCGGGCTTATTACATGTTCCCGTTATTCAGCCAGCGTGAGCTTTGGCCCAATTTCAAAAGCCCGCTGGTGTGGGACATGATGGCCATATCGGTGTATCTGGTTTCCTCCGTAACATTCCTGTATGTGGGGCTTCTGCCGGACATAGCCCTGGCGCGCGACATGTGCCCGCAATTCGACTGGAGAAAGAAGTATCTCACCGTGCTGGCGCTGGGCTGGAGAGGCTCCCACCGGCAATGGATGGCCCACGAGAGGGCCTCCACCCTGCTGGCGGTGTTCATACTGCTCATAGCCCCGTCGGTGCATACAATCGTCTCCTGGGATTTCGCCATGAGCATAACCCCCGGGTGGCACACAACCATCTTCGGCCCCTATTTCGTGGTGGGGGCAATTTATTCCGGCGTGGCCGGGGTGATAGCCCTGATGATACTGTTCCGGTGGATTTTCAAGCTGGATGAAATAATCCGGCTTGTGCATATTCGCAACCTGGCCAAGTTGGAGCTGGCCATGGCCATCATCTGGAGCTATTTCTATTTCGTGGAGTTTATAACCACCTGGTACGGCCACAAGCCTGCCGAATGGCGCATATGGGAATACCAGTGGGAACGGTTCCCGCATCTTATGGTAATCATGCTGGGGGGCACTGCCGTCGCCATAGCCGCCCTTTCCTTCAACAGGGTGCGCAACAGCCCACTTTGGCTGTTTATCATCACAATGCTAATCAACGTGGGGATGTACATCGAACGCTACCTGATATTGGTACCTGTCCTCACCCACCGGGACAACCCGTACATGTGGACGGACTATCTGCCCAGCATAGTGGAAAAATCCATAGTGGCGGGGTCTTTCGCCTTTTTCTTCCTGTTGTACGCGGTGTTCTCCAAGCTTCTGCCCGTTGTCACCGTGGCGGACATCAGGGAAGGAAAATTTATCAGCGGCGACCTGAGGATAGGCAACACCTACGTGCGCGTCCACGCCGACGCGGAGGAGCAGTCATGA